A part of Streptomyces sp. NBC_01210 genomic DNA contains:
- a CDS encoding helix-turn-helix transcriptional regulator: MTSRPAAAQRLSDLARLRRVRDRIDREYAQPLNVEALARGVHMSAGHLSRQFRLAYGEAPYAYLMTRRIERATALLRRGDLSVTEVCFAVGCSSLGTFSTRFTELVGMSPSAYRRRATGAAAGMPPCVAKAVTRPIRNREAPVT, from the coding sequence GTGACCAGCAGACCCGCCGCGGCGCAGCGCTTGAGCGACCTCGCGCGGCTGCGCCGCGTCCGCGACCGGATCGACCGGGAGTACGCGCAGCCGCTGAACGTCGAGGCGCTTGCCCGCGGCGTGCACATGTCGGCCGGGCACCTCAGCCGCCAGTTCCGGCTGGCCTACGGCGAGGCGCCGTACGCGTATCTGATGACGCGGCGTATCGAGCGCGCGACGGCGCTGCTGCGTCGTGGCGACCTCAGCGTCACCGAGGTCTGCTTCGCGGTCGGCTGCTCATCGCTGGGCACCTTCAGTACCCGCTTCACCGAGCTGGTGGGCATGTCGCCCAGCGCCTACCGGCGCCGCGCTACAGGCGCTGCGGCGGGGATGCCGCCGTGTGTGGCGAAAGCGGTGACCAGACCGATCAGGAATCGAGAAGCGCCGGTCACCTAG
- a CDS encoding AfsR/SARP family transcriptional regulator produces the protein MARIQGVYVSLHSAQNGQPLRYEVLGRLRVTRGDVDLTPAPPKIAKLLALLTVRAGETVPGDKLVAELWEQQPPRSATASLRVYVSQLRKLLSEPGRISPIITVSPGYILNVSTAQLDVRLFDELYEIGRSQYFAADHLAASEHLGQALAMWRGPVLDGIAGSLEINSFAAVEEEKRLNCIELNIESALALGRHYAVIEELKGLVVQHPLREPFYRQLMVALYRVGRQGDALGVYRRVRQIIREELGIEPGPPLRLAQEAILRADPAAGMTPSLR, from the coding sequence GTGGCACGCATTCAGGGGGTTTACGTGTCCCTGCACTCTGCGCAAAACGGCCAGCCGCTGCGCTATGAGGTGCTCGGTCGGCTGAGGGTGACCCGTGGCGATGTCGACCTGACGCCGGCGCCACCGAAGATCGCCAAACTGCTGGCCCTCCTGACCGTCCGGGCGGGGGAGACCGTACCGGGGGACAAGCTGGTCGCGGAGTTGTGGGAGCAGCAGCCGCCGCGCTCTGCGACCGCAAGCCTGCGCGTCTATGTGTCGCAATTACGGAAACTCCTGAGCGAACCCGGAAGGATCTCGCCGATTATTACGGTGTCGCCCGGTTACATTCTCAATGTCAGTACGGCGCAGCTCGACGTCCGGCTGTTCGACGAACTCTACGAAATCGGCAGATCCCAATACTTCGCGGCTGACCATCTGGCCGCATCAGAGCATCTCGGACAGGCCCTCGCCATGTGGCGGGGGCCTGTCCTGGACGGTATTGCAGGATCTCTGGAGATCAACTCGTTTGCCGCCGTCGAGGAGGAAAAACGGCTCAATTGCATCGAGTTGAATATCGAATCCGCCCTGGCTCTCGGCCGCCACTACGCCGTGATCGAGGAACTCAAGGGCCTGGTGGTCCAGCATCCGCTGCGGGAGCCCTTCTACCGGCAGCTGATGGTGGCGCTCTACCGGGTGGGCAGGCAGGGCGATGCGCTGGGCGTGTACCGCAGGGTCCGGCAGATCATCAGGGAAGAACTGGGGATCGAGCCGGGCCCGCCGCTGCGCCTCGCACAGGAGGCCATCCTCCGGGCCGACCCCGCTGCGGGTATGACGCCTTCCCTTCGCTGA
- a CDS encoding alpha/beta hydrolase family protein produces MKFLFDDPAFDYEALRAAGYADLGGAQLGEVIAVASRIQDGDTDAWRREWTAMAERVHRLGTAALGEKRPVDARAALLRAHNYYRTAEFFLRDDPAHDPEAGRLMRLSKDTFAQAAELMERPPQFVRIPYENGSLPGHFYRADDSAGPRPTIIHHGGIDSTLEEGYFFVAAAAVARGYHCLCFEGPGQGSVLREQGLTFRPEWENVVAPAVDFALAQPGVDAGRLALIGTSLGGLLAVRAAAFEHRLAGCVAHDAVWQLGDVVALPPFVLEWVEQGCDDFANPVMYGIAIQQTFTRWLLRQALWTFGAETPAELLRRMPAFNLSEVVGQVRCPVLVLDAEEDMFFSGLEHAKKVHTGLNSAKTLHVFTADEGGGAHCHSGAMSLYHDRLFSWLAETLAPDRVPAT; encoded by the coding sequence ATGAAATTCCTCTTCGACGACCCGGCCTTCGATTATGAGGCATTGCGCGCCGCCGGTTACGCCGACCTCGGCGGTGCACAGCTCGGCGAGGTCATCGCCGTCGCCTCGCGCATCCAGGACGGCGACACCGACGCCTGGCGGCGTGAGTGGACCGCCATGGCCGAGCGCGTACACCGGCTGGGCACGGCGGCACTCGGTGAGAAGCGGCCCGTCGACGCCCGTGCCGCACTGCTGCGCGCGCACAACTACTACCGGACGGCCGAGTTCTTCCTGCGCGACGACCCCGCCCACGACCCCGAGGCCGGCCGGCTGATGCGGCTCTCCAAGGACACGTTCGCTCAGGCCGCCGAACTGATGGAACGCCCACCGCAGTTCGTCCGTATCCCGTACGAGAACGGATCGCTGCCGGGCCACTTCTACCGGGCCGACGACTCCGCCGGGCCACGGCCCACCATCATTCACCACGGCGGGATCGACTCCACACTCGAGGAGGGCTACTTCTTCGTCGCGGCGGCCGCCGTGGCACGCGGCTACCACTGTCTCTGCTTCGAAGGGCCGGGACAGGGGTCGGTGCTGCGCGAACAAGGCCTCACCTTCAGGCCCGAATGGGAGAACGTGGTCGCCCCGGCAGTGGACTTCGCGCTGGCTCAGCCGGGGGTGGATGCCGGACGTCTGGCGCTGATCGGCACCAGCCTCGGTGGACTGCTGGCCGTACGCGCCGCGGCGTTCGAGCACCGGCTGGCAGGCTGCGTGGCCCACGACGCGGTCTGGCAGCTCGGTGATGTCGTGGCGCTGCCCCCGTTCGTACTGGAGTGGGTCGAGCAGGGCTGCGACGACTTCGCCAATCCCGTGATGTACGGGATCGCCATCCAGCAGACGTTCACTCGCTGGCTGCTGCGCCAGGCACTGTGGACGTTCGGCGCCGAAACGCCCGCCGAACTGCTGCGCCGTATGCCCGCTTTCAACCTCTCGGAGGTCGTGGGACAGGTGCGCTGTCCCGTGCTGGTGCTCGACGCCGAGGAGGACATGTTCTTCTCCGGTCTTGAACACGCGAAGAAGGTGCACACGGGGCTGAACAGCGCCAAGACACTGCATGTCTTCACCGCGGACGAGGGCGGGGGCGCCCACTGCCACTCCGGAGCCATGAGTCTCTATCACGACCGGCTGTTCTCCTGGCTGGCCGAGACGCTGGCACCCGACCGGGTACCAGCCACCTGA
- a CDS encoding TetR/AcrR family transcriptional regulator, whose protein sequence is MEAHVQPEAEGDMPDGLRPASASGDRREPNAAPVRTARGGRQRDPAADRAILKSTLGLLGEGCSFSALSMDLVAQRASVARATIYRRWRNKEELVLAALSSLDLPIPPLDGLSVRDQLVSLVDQIRNRGQDTNLHRLLAGLLGEAVRRPQLVERFENSVVAARRDAMRRALREGMDSGELRPGLDVDQAIELLTGPMLSRLILRQRPVESAAFAESIVDTFLNGTRTRPEPR, encoded by the coding sequence ATGGAGGCACACGTTCAGCCGGAGGCCGAGGGCGATATGCCCGACGGCCTCCGGCCCGCATCCGCGTCGGGGGACCGGCGCGAGCCGAATGCCGCTCCGGTGCGCACCGCCCGGGGCGGTCGCCAGCGCGATCCCGCCGCGGACCGGGCGATCCTGAAGAGCACACTCGGCCTGCTCGGCGAAGGGTGCAGCTTCAGCGCACTGTCCATGGACCTGGTGGCGCAGCGGGCCTCGGTCGCCCGCGCCACCATCTACCGCCGCTGGCGCAACAAGGAGGAATTGGTACTCGCCGCCCTGAGCAGCCTCGACCTTCCCATCCCCCCGCTGGACGGACTCTCGGTGCGGGACCAGCTGGTGAGCCTGGTCGACCAGATCCGGAACCGGGGTCAGGACACCAACCTGCACCGGCTGCTCGCCGGACTGCTCGGCGAGGCGGTGCGCCGCCCGCAGCTGGTGGAGCGGTTCGAGAACTCGGTCGTCGCCGCGCGGCGGGACGCTATGCGCCGGGCGTTGCGCGAAGGCATGGACAGCGGAGAGCTGCGTCCCGGCCTGGACGTGGACCAGGCCATCGAGCTGCTCACCGGACCGATGCTCTCCCGGCTGATCCTCCGGCAGCGGCCGGTGGAGTCCGCCGCGTTCGCCGAGTCGATCGTCGACACCTTCCTCAACGGGACGAGGACTCGCCCGGAACCCCGGTAG
- a CDS encoding MFS transporter has product MTTQPRLRTAEQVPVPVPDARRWWVLGVLLVSLLLVVLDTSILSVALKTLAQPESVGLGASQSELQWLVDSYTLVFAALLFTTGVLADRWGRKRTLVAGLVVFGACSLWSAYAGSADELIVARAGLGVGGALAMPATLAIIMNVFPPAEHAKAVGIWAGAAGLAVAIGPIAGGALLEHFWWGSVFLINIPIVAVGTVAALVVVPESRDPGRGGFDPAGVALSVVGLTLLVYGVIKGGESDDWAQAQVWGPVFGGLTVLAVFVAWERRTRRPALDIALFRVPRFSAAVSVIGLVFFALLGATFFLVFYLQSVRGWTPLEAGYCLLPLAVAQLAFSPPASLAAERIGIRPVCVTGMLLTTLAFLTVATIDEHTELWLLESVFFVLGVGIACVMPPATTAVMSALPRERAGTGSAVNTTFRQVGGALGVAVLGSVLSTVYRSEMADRLADLPAAVRDKAEESVESTLTVADSLGPRGSGLAAGAVDSFVSAMHVTALVAAGATLLGALVSLLFLPPRRSADRPTIQEAVRTDHTTEV; this is encoded by the coding sequence GTGACAACACAGCCCCGACTCCGTACCGCCGAGCAGGTCCCCGTCCCCGTCCCCGACGCCCGCCGCTGGTGGGTCCTGGGCGTGCTGCTCGTCAGCCTCCTGCTCGTGGTCCTCGACACATCAATACTGAGCGTGGCGCTGAAGACGCTGGCTCAGCCCGAATCCGTCGGCCTGGGCGCCTCGCAGAGCGAGCTGCAGTGGTTGGTCGACTCCTACACGCTCGTCTTCGCCGCGCTGCTCTTCACCACCGGTGTGCTCGCCGACCGCTGGGGCCGCAAGCGCACGCTGGTGGCCGGGCTCGTCGTCTTCGGTGCCTGCTCGCTGTGGTCCGCCTACGCGGGCAGCGCCGACGAGCTGATCGTCGCCCGGGCCGGACTCGGTGTAGGCGGCGCGCTGGCGATGCCCGCGACGCTGGCGATCATCATGAACGTCTTCCCACCCGCGGAGCACGCCAAGGCCGTCGGCATCTGGGCCGGCGCGGCCGGCCTCGCCGTCGCCATCGGGCCCATCGCCGGCGGCGCACTCCTCGAACACTTCTGGTGGGGCTCGGTCTTCCTGATCAACATCCCGATCGTCGCGGTAGGAACCGTCGCCGCCCTCGTCGTCGTACCCGAGTCCAGGGACCCGGGACGCGGCGGCTTCGACCCGGCCGGCGTCGCCCTGTCCGTCGTCGGCCTGACCCTGCTGGTGTACGGCGTCATCAAGGGCGGTGAATCGGACGACTGGGCGCAGGCCCAGGTGTGGGGGCCCGTGTTCGGCGGGCTCACCGTGCTGGCTGTCTTCGTCGCCTGGGAGCGGCGAACCCGGCGTCCCGCACTGGACATCGCCCTCTTCCGCGTCCCGCGTTTCTCGGCGGCCGTATCCGTCATCGGCCTTGTGTTCTTCGCACTGCTCGGTGCGACCTTCTTCCTCGTCTTCTATCTGCAGAGTGTGCGCGGATGGACACCGCTTGAGGCCGGATACTGCCTGCTGCCCCTGGCCGTGGCCCAGTTGGCGTTCTCCCCGCCGGCCAGTCTCGCGGCCGAGCGGATCGGGATCCGCCCGGTGTGCGTCACCGGCATGCTGTTGACCACACTCGCGTTTCTCACCGTCGCCACCATCGACGAGCACACCGAGCTGTGGCTGCTCGAATCCGTCTTCTTCGTCCTGGGCGTCGGTATCGCGTGCGTGATGCCACCCGCCACGACCGCCGTCATGTCCGCCCTGCCGCGGGAGAGAGCGGGTACCGGCTCGGCCGTCAACACCACGTTCCGCCAGGTCGGCGGCGCTCTCGGGGTCGCCGTGCTGGGCTCGGTGCTGTCCACTGTCTACCGCTCCGAGATGGCCGACCGGCTGGCGGACCTGCCCGCCGCAGTCCGCGACAAGGCCGAGGAGTCCGTCGAAAGCACGCTGACCGTCGCCGATTCGCTCGGCCCGCGCGGGTCCGGGCTTGCGGCCGGGGCCGTCGACTCGTTCGTGTCCGCCATGCATGTCACCGCTCTGGTCGCCGCTGGAGCCACCCTTCTCGGCGCCCTTGTCAGCCTGCTGTTCCTGCCTCCCCGCAGGAGTGCGGACCGCCCGACCATCCAGGAAGCGGTAAGAACCGACCACACCACGGAGGTCTGA
- a CDS encoding 4'-phosphopantetheinyl transferase family protein: MVEPGAASFSVGPLLPDSGPWGAVSENVRREGYAVCHGRLADWASAPCTPARELLGADWPRYQATREPTLRARLFGSRLLLRQAIAAAGGVDPAGVVLGRGARGRPGVIEPAGFDGGISHTAGLLVVGVSGTFRIGVDVEAQDRLLLTPGLPEKVCHPEELAALRLLPYAERNRMLVRLWTLKEAYAKALGIGLGLDFSRVHFQPRRVGRDTTLWRSRAAPDWHFQSGVVARHFVVACAVGPGAGL, translated from the coding sequence GTGGTGGAACCAGGTGCGGCGTCCTTCTCGGTCGGCCCTCTCCTCCCCGATTCAGGGCCCTGGGGTGCCGTCAGCGAGAACGTGCGGCGCGAGGGGTACGCGGTGTGTCACGGACGACTGGCCGACTGGGCGTCCGCTCCGTGCACACCGGCACGCGAACTGCTCGGTGCGGACTGGCCGAGGTATCAGGCGACGCGTGAACCCACGTTACGGGCACGGCTGTTCGGGTCCCGGTTGCTGCTGCGTCAGGCGATCGCCGCTGCGGGTGGCGTCGATCCTGCGGGTGTGGTGCTGGGGCGGGGCGCACGCGGGCGCCCCGGCGTCATCGAGCCGGCGGGCTTCGACGGGGGCATCAGCCACACCGCCGGTCTCCTGGTGGTCGGTGTCTCAGGCACGTTCCGGATCGGCGTGGACGTGGAGGCCCAGGACCGGTTGCTGCTCACGCCGGGGCTGCCGGAGAAGGTCTGCCACCCGGAGGAGCTCGCCGCGCTGCGGCTGCTCCCGTACGCCGAGCGCAATCGCATGCTCGTACGGCTGTGGACGCTCAAAGAGGCGTATGCGAAGGCCCTGGGCATCGGGTTGGGGCTGGACTTCTCGCGTGTGCATTTTCAGCCGCGCCGGGTCGGCCGGGACACAACTCTCTGGCGCTCTCGGGCGGCACCGGACTGGCACTTCCAAAGCGGTGTCGTCGCCCGGCACTTCGTTGTCGCATGTGCGGTCGGACCGGGGGCCGGTCTCTGA
- a CDS encoding fatty acyl-AMP ligase, with protein MRRTLTDAVRAGVEQHPERAAFVYLHEDGRKMRPERLTYRELDRRARLVASRLREASQGDDSRPVLLLYPPTLDFVTAFLGCFYAGRTAIPAPLPDEPGERLARVTGILRDASASAVLTLPEHRQALAAWLAASEERDVVCLAAGGDDPTEPDAWFSPQVRDEDVAFLQYSSGSTSEPKGVMVTHANLAANQEAIQRAMDTRKGVVTGSWLPLYHDMGLIGMTLHPLWMGGTSVQMSPISFIKQPHRWLRMIHDYRVEGTASPNFGYELCTRRVTEEQSAGLDLSTLRVALNGAEPVRAGTIRAFSARFATNRLRPQAMLPCYGLAENTLLVSGGDTAGPHIELSVDAQGLEKDELQPAQPGRATRTLVGCGRPKGTEVLIVDPMTLEALPDGRVGEIWLHGPSVAAGYWNRPQETAESFQASTADGRSGYFRTGDLGALLGGELYVTGRIKEMLIHHGRNLYPQDIENAVQDSGPAFRRGGGAVFTVLDEEAERAHVVVVQEIRPRTYDEPDLPGLAASVRELVSREFQLPAASVVLVRPGVIRKTTSGKTQRTLMRQLFLDGALPVLHQRLERPVVALIDGGADNTPESAPLAAPGR; from the coding sequence ATGCGCAGGACCTTGACGGACGCCGTACGCGCCGGCGTGGAACAACACCCCGAGCGGGCCGCGTTCGTGTACCTGCACGAAGACGGCCGGAAGATGCGGCCCGAGCGGCTCACATACAGGGAACTGGACCGCCGGGCCCGCTTGGTGGCCAGCCGGCTGCGCGAAGCTTCCCAGGGCGACGACTCACGCCCGGTACTGCTGCTCTACCCGCCCACACTGGACTTCGTCACCGCGTTCCTCGGCTGCTTCTATGCCGGGCGCACGGCCATCCCCGCACCGCTCCCCGACGAGCCGGGTGAGCGGCTCGCCCGGGTGACGGGCATCCTGCGGGACGCCTCGGCGAGCGCGGTACTGACGCTTCCCGAGCACCGGCAGGCCCTCGCCGCCTGGCTGGCCGCCTCCGAAGAACGCGATGTGGTGTGCCTCGCGGCCGGCGGCGACGACCCCACAGAGCCCGACGCCTGGTTCTCGCCGCAGGTACGGGACGAGGACGTGGCCTTCCTGCAGTACAGCTCGGGCTCCACCAGTGAGCCCAAGGGAGTCATGGTCACGCACGCCAATCTGGCTGCCAACCAGGAGGCCATCCAGCGGGCCATGGACACCAGAAAGGGCGTCGTCACCGGCAGCTGGCTGCCGCTCTACCACGACATGGGCCTCATCGGGATGACCCTGCACCCCCTGTGGATGGGCGGCACGAGCGTCCAGATGTCACCCATCTCGTTCATCAAGCAGCCGCACCGCTGGCTGCGCATGATTCACGACTACCGGGTCGAGGGCACCGCCTCACCCAACTTCGGCTACGAGCTGTGCACCCGCCGGGTCACCGAGGAACAGTCCGCCGGGCTCGACCTGTCCACCCTGCGCGTGGCACTCAACGGGGCCGAGCCGGTGCGCGCCGGCACCATCCGCGCCTTCAGCGCGCGCTTCGCCACCAACAGACTGCGCCCCCAGGCCATGCTCCCCTGCTATGGGCTGGCAGAGAACACACTGCTGGTCTCCGGCGGCGACACCGCCGGGCCGCACATCGAACTGAGCGTGGACGCCCAGGGTCTGGAGAAGGACGAGCTACAGCCCGCACAACCCGGCCGGGCGACCAGAACCCTGGTCGGCTGCGGCCGCCCGAAGGGCACCGAGGTCCTCATCGTGGACCCGATGACCCTCGAGGCACTGCCGGACGGCCGGGTCGGCGAGATCTGGCTGCACGGCCCCTCGGTGGCCGCCGGCTACTGGAACCGCCCCCAGGAGACCGCCGAGTCCTTCCAGGCGTCGACCGCGGACGGTCGCTCGGGGTACTTCCGCACCGGCGACCTCGGCGCCCTGCTCGGCGGGGAGTTGTACGTCACCGGGCGGATCAAGGAGATGCTCATCCACCACGGCCGCAACCTCTACCCGCAGGACATCGAGAATGCCGTGCAGGACTCGGGGCCCGCGTTCCGCCGTGGCGGCGGCGCCGTGTTCACCGTCTTGGACGAAGAGGCCGAGCGCGCCCATGTGGTGGTCGTGCAGGAGATCCGCCCGCGCACCTACGACGAGCCGGACCTGCCGGGACTCGCCGCGTCGGTACGGGAGTTGGTGAGCCGCGAGTTCCAGCTGCCCGCCGCGAGCGTGGTGCTGGTGCGACCCGGTGTGATCCGCAAGACCACCAGCGGCAAGACACAGCGCACCCTCATGAGGCAGCTCTTCCTCGACGGAGCCCTGCCCGTCCTGCACCAGCGCCTGGAACGACCGGTCGTGGCTCTGATCGACGGCGGCGCCGACAACACCCCGGAGTCCGCCCCGCTGGCCGCCCCCGGTCGCTGA
- a CDS encoding acyl carrier protein — MHIAPETRPENLDIALSGLTAPDLEQWLTDRVAFHLHRSADEIDPTTPLADYGIDSVAAIGICGEIEERHRLPVSPTIAYDFPTVRAISTHLAERLADGSGGGAS; from the coding sequence ATGCACATCGCCCCCGAAACCCGCCCCGAGAATCTGGACATCGCGTTGTCCGGCCTGACCGCTCCGGACCTCGAGCAGTGGCTCACCGACCGCGTTGCCTTCCATCTGCACCGGTCCGCCGATGAGATCGACCCGACCACACCGCTCGCCGACTACGGCATCGACTCGGTCGCGGCGATCGGCATCTGCGGCGAGATCGAGGAGCGGCATCGGCTGCCGGTCTCCCCGACCATCGCCTATGACTTCCCCACGGTCCGCGCGATCAGTACGCATCTCGCCGAACGCCTCGCCGACGGTAGCGGCGGAGGGGCGTCATGA